The genomic DNA TTTGCTATAAGTGACTATTGCACACGTGCAGCCAAGCACATATGGATGTCTTTGACACTAGGAGGAGGGGGACTTGGGGGACACACTGTGTCTCTGGGAAATATATTCTGAGCATGCAGAATAGCAGCATCTTTTATTAACTAGCACTTAAATTGCTAGCTATAGAAAGCCAcgtacaaagcaaaacaaaattaaaaagggaCAGTGAGGCTGTTGTAgataaggctttttaaaatacaaaacatagcCCATACATACAATCAGGAGAACTGCAGTGATTACTGAAGAATCTTTGAAATTTTTTGCTTCGGAAGAAACTGTAgtttagggaaaagaaatagcTGAATACTTGTAGTTCacaatacttgatttttttatttaattgtaaTTTACTTAATTGTAAGTAAGTGCATAGCTGTAATGCTTCTGTGATTTGTACATAAAGCAACATCAAGCATCATCTCAAAGCACAATGTGATTACAGTTGAGTAATTTCTCATACTTAAAATGTAAGCCTTTAGGTATCTGATTAAGATTTATCCTTCCTCCTTATATCAATATAATTAGTATTACTGCAAACACATCTTCAGCAGAATAGATATGTTTTGGAAAAATCCTTCTGTGCATGAATTTGAATTTAGCCACAGTAATTAACGTGCAACCTTGTGAGCAGAGGGTGTATTCCCGCCAGGCTGCGGCTGGACTTAGCAAACAAACTAGATGGGAGACACTTCAGATTCAAAGGGAGCCCCGGAATTACTGCTTTTTGGATATGTCGCTGAGAGAAGCGGAGCTGTGAAACATCAGAAACAAGACTGAATTGTCTCCTCATGTTTCTGATCATGAGTTTTAGGCCACAAATAGCCTAAGTATTCGCCACATATATCCTAAGTGTGGAGCTGCATGATTACAGCATGAACGGGTGTTAAAAATGCAAGAGCAAAGGAGGACAGACTTTGGCTTGCTGTAACAAACTGAACAGtgaatgtctttgtttttccagctATCAAATTTCAACAGGACTGTGGTAGTCATTGGAGATGTAGGTATGGTTTTCCCCAGGCGGCAGTGCAAAGCAGTAAGGAAAGAGACCTAGTGCCCTGCCAGGGTTAGGGGAAAAGCTTCTAAGAGATGAAAGGAGGAGGGAACGGGCAGAGTCTGCTGCCAGCTAAGCATGAATAGAATGGGAGTGATTTGATTGTGCCAGGAGGGAATTATTTGTACCTGAACCAAGGAGAGGTgcaggaacagcagtgaaaatcaatttcttttcCAGATGCATGCTAATATGGTCTGCCTTGCACTGGGGTAgatggaaagagaaagcctaACCTTTAGTGCTTGTCAAAAATAGGGGAAAAGATTGTATTTAATACCACTGTATTGAAGGCAGTGAGTTAAAACAGAGACGACCTGCCGGTATTGATGGGTACTAGTTTCCTATCTAGTGTTATATTGAATTTCTCTTTCAGCGTTTTCTCTATTTCTTCATCTGCAAGGATTCTGATTTCCACTAGATCCATATTATCCTTATAGTTGAACTTTATCTCAGAGAGTTTCCACCCGACTAAAGCCCGGATGCCATCAGTGGTCTGCAAACTGCAGATAGACTTGGTAACAAACAGGGAGTCTGGCgctgtctgcagctgcaggtTGGCAGGTCTGAATTCTTCGATGTCTCGCGGCTGAAGGGTAAAGAGATAAATTCGCCGGCAAGCTTCTTTTTCCACACTGTGGGAAGTAGAGACGCTTTCGTTGGGGACATACTGCTTCCTTTTTACTTTCTCGAGGTACCAGATGCCATTCTCCTCCAGGAAGCGAAAGATGCCGGGAGTCTGAGGCTGATCTTTCTGCGAAATCAGTTCCATTGGCTGCCAGAGCTGGTAGACCATCCCAAAACCTCCGTCCACAATGTAGGGTTTGCCATGAAGAACCACTTTTAGCAGAAGATGATCGATTTCATCAGCATATGCATCATACTCTGGGACATAAACTTTTGCTCCCAAAAGGGTGACATCATATCCTAGTGTTTTCAGGGCCCAAGCCAAAAGCTGGTTATTTTCCATGCACCAGCCTCCACGGTTCTTCCTCACGATCTTGTTGTACAGTGACTCCAGGTCCAGCTCGATGCGCTCTCCGCAGTGgatgctgagattttcaaaagggaCCGCACGGATGTGGTGCTGGAGTATTTTCGTTAAAGTATCCAGATCCAGTTTATCGTAGGAGCCCTGGTAAGAAATTCTGGCAAAATATTCCTTGATGTCCATGTTGCCTCTGacagaaag from Struthio camelus isolate bStrCam1 chromosome 10, bStrCam1.hap1, whole genome shotgun sequence includes the following:
- the LOC104149335 gene encoding arylamine N-acetyltransferase, pineal gland isozyme NAT-3, with amino-acid sequence MDIKEYFARISYQGSYDKLDLDTLTKILQHHIRAVPFENLSIHCGERIELDLESLYNKIVRKNRGGWCMENNQLLAWALKTLGYDVTLLGAKVYVPEYDAYADEIDHLLLKVVLHGKPYIVDGGFGMVYQLWQPMELISQKDQPQTPGIFRFLEENGIWYLEKVKRKQYVPNESVSTSHSVEKEACRRIYLFTLQPRDIEEFRPANLQLQTAPDSLFVTKSICSLQTTDGIRALVGWKLSEIKFNYKDNMDLVEIRILADEEIEKTLKEKFNITLDRKLVPINTGRSSLF